The sequence CCCGCAGCAACGGCCCGATCCGCGCCATGATGTACGGTTCGGCCGGAACCTATCAGCAGACCGCGAACGACGAGACACTCTGCATTCCGATGATCGAGACCAAGACCGCGGTCGAGAATCTGGAGTCGATTTTGGACGTGAAGGGCATTGCCGGCGTTTACATCGGCCCGTCCGATTTGGGTTTCTCCTACGGCCTGCACCCGACCCTCGACCGCACCGAGCCCGAGATGCTGGCGATCTACGAAAAGGTCGTGAAGGCGTGCGAGAAGCGCGGCATCTTCCCGGGCATCCATTGCAGCGGACACGCTGGTGCGACGCTTGCGATCCAGCGCGGCTTCAAGCTGGTGACGATCATGAACGACAGCGGACTTCTGGCGATGTCCGCCAAGAGCCACATTGCCGAGACGCGCAAGGGGTCCGGCGGCA is a genomic window of Bradyrhizobium sp. G127 containing:
- a CDS encoding aldolase/citrate lyase family protein, with product MANKVKEIWAAGKVVVNGWLAIPSGFSAEVMAQCGFDSVTVDMQHGVQDYQSMIQCFQAMQAHPVTPMVRVPWNEPGIIGKVLDGGAYGVICPMINTKEEAERFVAAAKYPPRGTRSNGPIRAMMYGSAGTYQQTANDETLCIPMIETKTAVENLESILDVKGIAGVYIGPSDLGFSYGLHPTLDRTEPEMLAIYEKVVKACEKRGIFPGIHCSGHAGATLAIQRGFKLVTIMNDSGLLAMSAKSHIAETRKGSGGKA